Proteins encoded by one window of Kribbella italica:
- a CDS encoding MFS transporter, whose protein sequence is MSARIYLLAGGAFAVGTSAYVVSGVLPSVSSELHVSLTAAGQLATAFALSYAVGAPLLSTLTGRWERRTLLIAALLLAALGNLIAAVATTYPLLIVGRVVAAFGAAAYTPAATLFATGFLPPSERGRAVAVVFGGLTFALVLGVPAGSLLGGPLGYRGVFALIAAVAVLFAVAVRLALPRVDAPPAVTLRERFAGVADRRVQTVLVMTVLGVLGTMSVYIYVVPLLDKTAHLHGGVVGVLLLVYGLGAVLGNWLGGRATDRFGSLRTLTVTMTGFVVVIGSLSLTAVNVGGAAVALFVWSVFTWAFNPPIQNLLLEMASGGGLLLALNASAIYLGAGLSAIIGGVVINLFGVELLPPIAAVLGLIVLGLVLQLRRNPQLQDVEHLEPAGVLAD, encoded by the coding sequence ATGTCCGCACGCATCTACCTGCTGGCCGGCGGGGCCTTCGCCGTCGGGACCAGCGCGTACGTCGTGTCCGGAGTACTGCCGTCGGTCAGTTCCGAGCTGCACGTCTCGCTGACCGCCGCGGGCCAGTTGGCGACGGCCTTCGCGCTCTCGTACGCCGTCGGTGCGCCGCTGCTGTCCACGCTGACCGGCCGGTGGGAGCGCCGGACGCTGCTGATCGCCGCGCTGCTGCTGGCGGCACTGGGGAACCTGATCGCGGCCGTGGCGACGACGTACCCGCTGCTGATCGTCGGACGGGTGGTGGCGGCCTTCGGTGCCGCGGCGTACACGCCGGCGGCGACGCTGTTCGCCACAGGGTTCCTGCCGCCCAGTGAACGGGGTAGGGCGGTTGCTGTGGTGTTCGGTGGGTTGACGTTCGCGCTGGTGCTCGGCGTACCGGCGGGCAGTCTGCTCGGTGGGCCGCTGGGGTACCGCGGGGTGTTCGCGCTGATCGCCGCGGTTGCTGTGCTGTTTGCTGTGGCGGTGCGGCTGGCGTTGCCGCGGGTTGATGCGCCGCCTGCGGTGACTCTGCGGGAGCGGTTCGCCGGAGTGGCGGACCGGCGGGTGCAGACCGTGCTGGTGATGACAGTGCTCGGGGTGCTCGGGACGATGAGCGTCTACATCTACGTGGTGCCGCTGCTCGACAAGACCGCTCACCTGCACGGCGGAGTGGTCGGCGTACTGCTGCTGGTCTACGGGCTGGGCGCCGTACTGGGGAACTGGCTCGGTGGGCGGGCGACGGACCGGTTCGGCAGCCTGCGCACGCTGACGGTGACGATGACGGGCTTCGTGGTGGTGATCGGGTCGCTGTCGCTGACCGCGGTCAACGTCGGCGGGGCCGCGGTGGCGTTGTTCGTGTGGAGCGTGTTCACCTGGGCGTTCAACCCGCCGATCCAGAACCTGCTGCTGGAGATGGCGTCCGGTGGTGGGCTGCTGCTCGCGCTGAACGCGTCGGCGATCTACCTGGGCGCCGGGCTGTCCGCGATCATCGGCGGGGTGGTGATCAACCTGTTCGGCGTGGAGCTGCTGCCGCCGATCGCCGCCGTACTGGGGTTGATCGTGCTCGGGCTGGTGCTGCAGCTGCGGCGGAATCCGCAGCTGCAGGACGTGGAGCACCTGGAGCCCGCGGGGGTTCTGGCGGACTGA
- a CDS encoding alpha-L-fucosidase: protein MSLLIGVVSTVPAVAADPDVLDVSFGGSFSSGHTYTAATGEVMGGTLTRRSGAESQDPARGLVLAGGPDGVLFQPGTAISGGAVQRSFLVETAFTPAAAQASLATVTAVGGAIFGRYSGTNLQYGFSSEVNGEWQDVVQSVPVPTAGEQHVLALAYEVDGGGATLHAFLDGQQLPAAVSTAGTATWHADAGAEIGVGNEVHPSALQRGLAGSVRQVRLATFSGAFNPGDLRLAKPVGSTAKVSVGFEGTIERGEYVPGLGEKASELKAAGRITEPGRLRLDGGGVSWRGELDGGVLAETVVSPDLLDRGAELIALGEVRLVALGKHAVALRAGGKTTEVRLPRASVKEGVEYHYLGLALDAGTVDVLKAPGVTAVSVEVAGGTVDEVRWLTGARGTAYGVGVSSYFGEPSAGLKALPCVVGKLKPAQTMPVAEGECVTSLVAKASAIRPEPRQVEWQRMEQTAFLHFGVNTFTGLEWGHGDEDPNLFQPTGLDTDQWARTLRDSGFKLAILTVKHHDGFLLYPSRYSDHSVASSSWQGGQGDVVAAFVKSMRKYGLKVGLYLSPADENQYLDGVYANGSAHTPRTIPTLLPGDDRAGQDLPQYTLTASDYGAYMLNQLYELLTEYGQVDEVWFDGAQGRIPPDKVETYDFPSWYELIRKLAPRATIAVSGPDVRWVGNESGLARPDEFSVVPTITKPNGSPDYALGYAAADQGSRKALLAGRDAGATQLAWWPAESDVSIREGWFHHPEQSPRSVEQLADIYYKSVGRNSVLLLNIPPDRRGRLDDQDVTRLAEWRAKLAADMPRDLAKGARVSGEGTVTVQLPAKATVRRVSLGEDIRFGQQVEAGVIEVRDQGGWKQVAAFGAVGHKRILALDSPVTTDQVRVRITQSRGKVRLTALSIY, encoded by the coding sequence ATGAGCCTGTTGATCGGAGTGGTGAGTACCGTGCCCGCTGTGGCAGCTGATCCTGATGTGCTCGACGTGTCGTTCGGTGGCTCGTTCTCCAGCGGCCACACCTACACCGCGGCGACCGGTGAGGTGATGGGCGGCACGCTGACCCGTCGCAGCGGCGCCGAGTCGCAGGACCCGGCGCGTGGGCTGGTGCTCGCGGGTGGGCCTGACGGCGTCCTCTTTCAGCCCGGTACGGCGATCAGTGGTGGCGCGGTGCAGCGGTCGTTCCTGGTCGAGACGGCGTTCACTCCGGCTGCTGCGCAGGCCAGTCTGGCGACCGTGACGGCTGTCGGCGGCGCGATCTTCGGCCGGTACAGCGGGACCAACCTCCAGTACGGCTTCAGCTCCGAGGTCAACGGGGAGTGGCAGGACGTCGTCCAGTCCGTCCCGGTGCCGACTGCCGGTGAGCAGCACGTCCTGGCGCTGGCCTACGAGGTCGACGGGGGTGGTGCGACGCTGCACGCGTTCCTGGACGGGCAACAGTTGCCTGCTGCGGTCAGCACGGCCGGTACGGCGACCTGGCATGCCGATGCGGGTGCGGAGATCGGTGTGGGCAACGAAGTGCACCCGTCGGCGTTGCAGCGTGGTCTGGCGGGGTCTGTCCGGCAGGTGCGGCTGGCGACGTTCAGTGGGGCGTTCAACCCAGGTGATCTGCGGCTGGCGAAGCCGGTGGGGTCTACGGCCAAGGTGAGCGTGGGGTTCGAGGGGACGATTGAGCGAGGGGAATACGTGCCGGGGCTGGGGGAGAAGGCCTCGGAGCTGAAGGCTGCCGGGCGGATCACTGAGCCTGGGCGGCTGCGGCTGGACGGTGGTGGGGTCAGCTGGCGTGGGGAGCTCGACGGTGGGGTGCTGGCGGAGACTGTGGTGTCGCCTGACCTGCTTGATCGCGGGGCTGAGCTGATTGCGTTGGGTGAGGTGCGGTTGGTTGCTCTGGGCAAGCATGCTGTGGCGTTGCGGGCTGGGGGCAAGACCACCGAGGTGAGGCTGCCGAGGGCTTCGGTGAAGGAAGGGGTCGAGTACCACTACTTGGGGTTGGCGCTCGACGCCGGGACGGTTGATGTGTTGAAGGCGCCTGGGGTGACTGCGGTGAGTGTGGAGGTGGCCGGCGGGACGGTTGACGAGGTGCGGTGGCTGACCGGTGCGCGCGGTACGGCGTACGGGGTTGGTGTCAGCAGTTACTTCGGTGAGCCGTCGGCCGGGCTGAAGGCGTTGCCGTGTGTGGTGGGCAAGCTGAAGCCCGCGCAGACGATGCCGGTGGCGGAGGGGGAGTGTGTGACCTCCCTGGTGGCCAAGGCGTCGGCGATCCGGCCGGAGCCGCGGCAGGTGGAGTGGCAGCGGATGGAGCAGACGGCGTTCCTGCACTTCGGGGTGAACACGTTCACCGGGCTGGAGTGGGGACACGGTGACGAGGACCCCAACCTGTTCCAGCCGACCGGGCTGGACACCGACCAGTGGGCGCGCACGCTGCGGGACTCGGGCTTCAAGCTCGCCATCCTCACCGTGAAGCACCACGACGGTTTCCTGCTCTACCCGTCGCGCTACAGCGACCACAGTGTCGCGTCCAGCTCGTGGCAGGGCGGCCAGGGCGATGTGGTCGCGGCGTTCGTGAAGTCGATGCGCAAGTACGGGCTGAAGGTCGGCCTGTACCTGTCACCGGCCGACGAGAACCAGTACCTCGACGGTGTCTACGCCAACGGCAGTGCGCACACCCCGCGCACTATCCCGACGCTGCTCCCCGGCGACGACCGGGCCGGGCAGGACCTGCCGCAGTACACGCTGACCGCGTCGGACTACGGCGCCTACATGCTGAACCAGCTGTACGAGCTGCTGACCGAGTACGGGCAGGTCGACGAGGTCTGGTTCGACGGAGCGCAGGGCCGGATCCCACCGGACAAGGTGGAGACCTACGACTTCCCCAGCTGGTACGAGCTGATCCGCAAGCTCGCTCCGCGGGCGACGATCGCCGTCAGCGGCCCGGACGTGCGGTGGGTCGGCAACGAGTCCGGTCTGGCCCGGCCGGACGAGTTCAGCGTCGTACCGACGATCACCAAGCCGAACGGCTCGCCCGACTACGCACTCGGGTACGCCGCCGCCGACCAGGGCAGCCGGAAGGCCTTGCTGGCCGGGCGGGACGCGGGTGCGACCCAGCTGGCCTGGTGGCCGGCCGAGTCGGACGTGTCGATCCGGGAGGGCTGGTTCCACCACCCGGAGCAGTCGCCGCGCTCGGTGGAACAGCTGGCGGACATCTACTACAAGTCGGTCGGCCGGAACTCCGTGCTGCTGCTCAACATTCCACCGGACCGTCGGGGACGGCTGGACGATCAGGACGTCACCAGACTGGCGGAGTGGCGGGCCAAGCTCGCTGCTGACATGCCGCGGGATCTGGCGAAGGGTGCGCGGGTCAGCGGTGAGGGCACGGTGACCGTCCAGCTGCCTGCGAAGGCGACGGTTCGGAGAGTGTCGCTGGGCGAGGACATCCGCTTCGGCCAGCAGGTCGAGGCCGGGGTGATCGAGGTGCGTGATCAGGGCGGCTGGAAGCAGGTCGCCGCGTTCGGTGCTGTCGGCCACAAACGGATCCTCGCGCTAGACAGCCCGGTGACCACGGACCAGGTCCGCGTGAGGATCACCCAGTCCCGGGGGAAGGTGCGGCTGACCGCCCTGTCGATCTACTAG
- a CDS encoding MurR/RpiR family transcriptional regulator, which produces MSDPSAVGAGPDIADRVRATLPRLTGALRLVADLVLAEPGVAAELSTAALAERAGVSQASVTRFAQAVGLSSHQQLRIALAAQLGRAEVPGWSTDLGPLINDDDTVGRVATVVANADIRAITQTVDQLDLEALDRSAQVLAGARRIDVYGVGGSSTIAAELEMRLFRIGVQVRAWPEVHGAATSAALLTAADAVVAISHSGSTTEVMEPVELARDRGAKVIAITSDPRSPLAVVADEVLATAVLETSFRSGGLAARHSQLVVTDCLYIRVAQLTSAQAARSIELTQTISPRHTRRR; this is translated from the coding sequence ATGTCGGATCCTTCCGCGGTTGGTGCCGGTCCGGACATCGCCGACCGGGTGCGGGCGACGCTGCCCCGGCTGACCGGTGCACTGCGGCTGGTGGCGGACCTCGTACTGGCCGAGCCGGGTGTCGCTGCTGAGCTGTCGACCGCTGCGCTGGCCGAGCGCGCGGGAGTGTCGCAGGCGAGCGTGACGCGGTTCGCGCAGGCGGTGGGGTTGTCCAGCCATCAGCAGCTGCGGATCGCGCTGGCTGCTCAGCTCGGGCGTGCGGAGGTGCCCGGGTGGAGCACGGACCTCGGGCCGCTGATCAACGACGACGACACGGTCGGACGGGTCGCGACGGTGGTCGCCAACGCGGACATCCGGGCGATCACGCAGACCGTCGACCAGCTCGACCTGGAGGCGCTCGACCGCTCGGCGCAGGTGCTCGCTGGTGCGCGGCGGATCGACGTGTACGGCGTGGGCGGCAGCTCCACGATCGCTGCCGAGCTGGAGATGCGGCTGTTCCGCATCGGCGTACAGGTGCGTGCCTGGCCGGAGGTGCACGGTGCTGCCACGTCAGCCGCGCTGCTGACTGCTGCAGACGCAGTGGTCGCCATCTCCCACTCCGGCTCCACCACCGAAGTCATGGAGCCGGTGGAGCTGGCCCGAGACCGCGGCGCCAAGGTCATCGCCATCACCAGCGACCCCCGCTCACCCCTGGCCGTGGTCGCCGACGAGGTCCTGGCCACCGCGGTCCTGGAAACCTCCTTCCGCAGCGGAGGCCTGGCCGCCCGCCACTCCCAACTGGTCGTCACCGACTGCCTCTACATCCGCGTAGCCCAACTCACCTCCGCCCAAGCCGCCCGCTCGATCGAACTCACCCAAACCATCAGCCCCCGCCACACCCGCCGCCGCTGA
- a CDS encoding HelD family protein, with translation MPPDDPTLDDERSYLATSRAALAVMRAKTGSLEIASADPVNTEFLKQAIWRRMKELEDDPDVPLFFGRLDYLEPTPETFHIGRRHVNDEAGEPLVVDWRAEISVPFYRASKTEPMGVGTRRRFGFTHGEMTAFEDEDLTSTTAAEEHSNILDAEIERPRSGPMRDIVATIQPEQDVIVRAGVEQTICVQGAPGTGKTAVGLHRAAYLLYAYRDQLSRAGVLVVGPNASFLRYIGDVLPALGEIEAKQTTVEEMVARVKIAGPGPAPVDVLKGDARMAEVLHRAVWSGIQLPKESLVVPRGSHRWRVPAYEAEELVSELRTRGIRYGAGRGMLPQRLAHAVLLRMEAAGDSPDDRVQDAVARSRPVKQYAEALWPAVDPVKLLFRLFTDADLLAEHADGVLTEDEQRLLLWDKAPRSAGAARWSVADATLIDEIADLVDRTPSLGHVVLDEAQDLSAMQLRAVGRRCSTGSMTVLGDIAQGTTPWATPSWDEALTHLGKSGAHTEELTAGFRVPGQVIEYAARLLPQIAPHLTPPTAVRRARGELTITRVADSLAAAVSTVAEVSERPGSIGLIVPDALVADTRKALQDKGITFAVLGDEDDVETHLDVVPAGLAKGLEFDHVVLVEPAAIVSGEADERTGLRRLYVCLTRAVTSLAVLHAEDLPAVLTT, from the coding sequence ATGCCCCCCGACGATCCCACCCTCGACGACGAACGGTCCTACCTCGCCACCTCACGCGCCGCCCTCGCGGTGATGCGCGCGAAGACCGGGTCGCTGGAGATCGCCAGCGCGGACCCGGTGAACACCGAGTTCCTCAAGCAGGCGATCTGGCGGCGGATGAAGGAACTCGAGGACGACCCGGACGTGCCGCTGTTCTTCGGCCGCCTGGACTACCTCGAGCCCACGCCGGAGACCTTCCACATCGGCCGCCGGCACGTGAACGACGAGGCCGGCGAGCCGCTGGTGGTCGACTGGCGGGCCGAGATCTCGGTGCCGTTCTACCGAGCCAGCAAGACCGAGCCGATGGGCGTCGGCACCCGCCGGCGGTTCGGGTTCACGCACGGCGAGATGACGGCGTTCGAGGACGAGGACCTCACATCGACGACCGCCGCCGAGGAGCACAGCAACATCCTGGACGCGGAGATCGAGCGCCCGCGATCCGGCCCGATGCGCGACATCGTGGCGACCATCCAGCCCGAGCAGGACGTGATCGTCCGGGCCGGCGTCGAGCAGACCATCTGCGTCCAGGGCGCGCCGGGCACCGGGAAGACCGCCGTCGGGCTGCACCGCGCGGCGTACCTGCTCTATGCGTACCGCGACCAGTTGAGCCGCGCGGGCGTCCTGGTGGTCGGGCCGAACGCGAGCTTCCTGCGCTACATCGGCGACGTGCTCCCGGCGCTCGGCGAGATCGAGGCGAAGCAGACGACCGTCGAGGAGATGGTCGCCCGGGTGAAGATCGCCGGGCCGGGTCCGGCGCCGGTCGACGTGCTCAAGGGCGACGCCCGGATGGCCGAGGTGCTGCACCGGGCGGTCTGGTCGGGCATCCAACTGCCGAAGGAGTCGCTGGTGGTGCCGCGCGGCTCGCATCGGTGGCGCGTTCCGGCGTACGAGGCTGAGGAGCTGGTCTCCGAGCTACGCACCCGCGGCATCCGGTACGGCGCCGGCCGGGGGATGCTGCCGCAGCGGCTCGCGCACGCCGTACTGCTGCGCATGGAGGCGGCTGGGGACTCACCTGACGACCGGGTGCAGGACGCTGTCGCGCGGAGCCGTCCGGTGAAGCAGTACGCCGAGGCGCTGTGGCCTGCGGTCGATCCGGTGAAGCTGCTGTTCCGGCTGTTCACCGATGCGGACCTGCTGGCCGAGCATGCCGACGGAGTCCTCACCGAGGACGAGCAGCGACTCCTGCTGTGGGACAAGGCGCCGCGCTCGGCTGGAGCTGCCAGGTGGTCGGTCGCCGATGCCACGCTGATCGACGAGATCGCCGACCTGGTCGACCGGACGCCGAGCCTGGGTCACGTCGTACTGGACGAGGCGCAGGACCTGTCGGCCATGCAGCTGCGGGCTGTCGGGCGTCGCTGCTCGACCGGCTCGATGACTGTGCTCGGCGACATCGCGCAGGGCACCACACCGTGGGCCACACCGTCGTGGGACGAGGCACTGACCCACCTGGGCAAGTCTGGCGCTCACACTGAGGAGCTGACGGCGGGCTTCCGGGTCCCCGGTCAGGTGATCGAGTACGCCGCGCGGCTGCTGCCGCAAATCGCGCCGCACCTGACCCCACCGACCGCCGTACGGCGTGCGCGTGGTGAACTGACCATCACCCGAGTCGCCGACAGCCTCGCTGCTGCTGTCTCCACTGTCGCCGAGGTATCGGAGCGCCCTGGCTCGATCGGTTTGATCGTCCCCGACGCGCTCGTCGCCGACACCCGGAAAGCCCTGCAGGACAAGGGCATCACGTTCGCCGTCCTGGGCGACGAGGACGATGTCGAGACCCACCTGGACGTCGTACCAGCCGGCCTGGCCAAGGGCCTCGAGTTCGACCACGTAGTACTGGTAGAACCGGCCGCCATCGTTTCCGGCGAGGCCGACGAGCGCACAGGCCTCCGCCGCTTGTACGTCTGCCTCACCCGTGCAGTCACATCGCTGGCAGTCCTCCACGCCGAGGACCTCCCAGCGGTGCTGACTACTTGA
- a CDS encoding family 20 glycosylhydrolase yields the protein MKLPRPQHTARVRRLAVALLALTTAFAVPTSAKAEAGTANAGTGGGAVAPGAPGFAGAAAVGGAVAPGAPGFAGATLASGSAAAQAPEGAGSLRELLPAAAGSSSGVARPSRGGQPTAVPQVLPALAGWQAADGQFELGRHSRVVANSARAEAATFVEDVGRRLPVVGGKAKAGDIVLAVDPQRSELGAEGYELTVGKTIAITAKTDAGVFYGTRTVLQLLKHGKVPAGRVVDVPAYAERGVGVCACLINVSTAWFERLVKDAAYLKLNQLWVELKVKSDVHPESVEWGYYTKPQIAALQRLADKYHVTIVPEVNSPGHIEPWIRNRPDLQLTDNTGAKQVSRLDITKPEAFEFLTSIIDENLKTFRTPYWHMGADEYMLGSDYAKYPQLLEYARAKFGPGAVPQDAFVDFINRVNAHVKAKGKTLRIWNDGITDAATVPLDRDIVVEHWLSGGVKPSRLIAEGRKVMNSAYALYNVRGGFKTNAQQLYDSGWTPLRFEGETLASSNGVTGAKVTLWPDNGSGNTENEIEAEVRMPLRLVAQATWSTVKPDPTYAAFTARADVVGRAPGFANVDRTPVAAGTYSLSAGRDYLGAAAAEGAELKLDSTESAWDVTPTTDGYYTLTNLATGRCAESRVGVRYLNTPLQPGTPITAQTCDSTNRLQRWQLAKSGSRITLVNAITRMVAVVDRSGGLIQQIPDGHRATPLTLKPVLRAVASVDRQTVVSGSTAQLTVTVTAKARATDVTVRPTAPAGWSVTPASRSTRELTAGGSFTATFTATPPADAPAGTAALGAATSYKQGGTTHRLSTTAGVRLSCVPAATSPVAVKFVDSEETTGEDGRAVNAIDGNPATFWHTEWSARQPQPPHEIQLDLGSAKSVCAVTYLTRQNATNGRIADYELYLSADGVSWGQPASKGTFGNSPDAKWVPVAATTARYVRLVQLSEASGNPFGTAAEITVDAK from the coding sequence ATGAAGCTGCCCCGCCCGCAGCACACCGCCCGAGTCCGCCGACTAGCAGTAGCCCTCCTGGCACTCACCACCGCGTTCGCGGTCCCGACCTCCGCCAAGGCGGAGGCCGGGACCGCGAACGCGGGGACAGGGGGAGGGGCCGTCGCCCCCGGAGCTCCTGGCTTCGCCGGAGCGGCGGCGGTGGGAGGGGCTGTCGCTCCCGGAGCTCCTGGCTTCGCCGGAGCGACCCTCGCCTCCGGCTCAGCTGCTGCCCAAGCGCCCGAGGGTGCTGGCTCTCTCCGCGAACTCCTGCCGGCCGCGGCGGGAAGTTCCAGCGGCGTTGCCCGGCCGTCGCGCGGCGGCCAGCCCACGGCGGTGCCGCAGGTGTTGCCCGCTTTGGCCGGCTGGCAAGCTGCCGACGGGCAGTTCGAACTGGGTCGGCACAGTCGGGTGGTTGCCAACTCCGCTCGGGCCGAAGCGGCAACGTTTGTTGAGGATGTCGGGCGTCGGCTGCCTGTGGTTGGAGGGAAGGCGAAGGCCGGTGACATCGTGCTGGCTGTTGATCCCCAGCGCAGTGAGCTCGGCGCCGAGGGCTACGAGCTGACGGTCGGGAAGACGATTGCGATCACCGCGAAGACCGACGCTGGAGTGTTCTACGGGACCCGGACTGTGCTGCAGCTGTTGAAGCATGGGAAGGTGCCGGCGGGCCGCGTCGTCGACGTACCGGCGTACGCCGAGCGCGGGGTGGGCGTGTGCGCCTGCCTGATCAACGTCTCGACCGCGTGGTTCGAGCGGCTGGTGAAGGACGCCGCGTACCTGAAGCTCAACCAGTTGTGGGTCGAGCTGAAGGTGAAGAGCGACGTGCACCCGGAGTCCGTCGAGTGGGGGTACTACACCAAGCCCCAGATCGCTGCCCTGCAACGGCTGGCGGACAAGTACCACGTGACGATCGTGCCGGAGGTCAACTCGCCCGGGCACATCGAGCCGTGGATCCGCAACCGGCCCGATCTGCAGCTGACCGACAACACCGGCGCCAAACAGGTCAGCCGGCTCGACATCACCAAGCCCGAGGCGTTCGAGTTCCTCACCTCGATCATCGACGAGAACCTGAAGACCTTCCGGACGCCGTACTGGCACATGGGCGCCGACGAGTACATGCTCGGCTCGGACTACGCCAAGTACCCGCAGCTGCTCGAGTACGCGCGAGCCAAGTTCGGCCCGGGCGCCGTGCCGCAGGACGCGTTCGTCGACTTCATCAACCGGGTCAACGCGCACGTGAAGGCCAAGGGCAAGACCCTGCGGATCTGGAACGACGGCATCACCGACGCCGCGACCGTCCCGCTCGACCGCGACATCGTCGTCGAGCACTGGCTCAGCGGCGGCGTCAAGCCGAGCCGGCTGATCGCCGAGGGCCGCAAGGTGATGAACTCGGCCTACGCGCTCTACAACGTCCGCGGCGGCTTCAAGACCAACGCCCAGCAGCTCTACGACTCCGGCTGGACGCCCCTCCGGTTCGAGGGCGAAACGCTTGCCAGTAGCAACGGTGTGACCGGCGCGAAGGTCACTCTCTGGCCGGACAACGGCTCGGGCAACACCGAGAACGAGATCGAGGCCGAGGTCCGGATGCCGCTGCGTCTGGTCGCGCAAGCCACCTGGAGCACCGTCAAGCCCGACCCGACGTACGCCGCCTTCACCGCCCGCGCCGACGTCGTCGGCCGCGCACCGGGCTTCGCCAACGTCGACCGTACGCCGGTTGCCGCCGGCACCTACTCGCTGTCCGCCGGTCGCGACTACCTCGGAGCGGCTGCCGCCGAAGGCGCTGAGCTGAAGCTGGACAGCACCGAGTCGGCCTGGGACGTCACGCCGACCACCGATGGCTACTACACCCTGACCAACCTGGCGACCGGCCGCTGCGCCGAGTCCCGTGTCGGCGTCCGCTACCTCAACACCCCGCTACAGCCGGGCACACCGATCACGGCGCAGACCTGCGACAGCACCAACCGCCTGCAGCGCTGGCAGCTCGCCAAGTCGGGCAGCCGGATCACACTGGTCAACGCGATCACCCGCATGGTCGCCGTGGTGGACCGCTCCGGCGGTCTGATCCAGCAGATCCCCGACGGCCACCGGGCGACACCGCTGACGCTCAAGCCCGTACTGCGTGCTGTTGCCTCCGTCGATCGCCAGACCGTCGTGTCGGGCTCCACGGCGCAGCTGACGGTCACCGTGACCGCCAAGGCCCGCGCAACCGACGTCACCGTGCGCCCGACCGCTCCCGCCGGCTGGAGCGTCACCCCGGCCAGCCGCTCCACGCGAGAGCTCACGGCGGGCGGCAGCTTCACGGCGACATTCACGGCGACCCCACCAGCCGACGCACCAGCCGGTACGGCGGCGCTCGGCGCGGCCACGTCGTACAAGCAGGGCGGTACGACGCATCGGCTGAGCACGACTGCCGGCGTACGGCTGAGCTGTGTGCCGGCTGCGACCAGTCCGGTCGCGGTGAAGTTCGTGGACAGCGAAGAGACCACCGGCGAGGACGGCCGGGCCGTCAACGCGATCGACGGGAACCCGGCGACGTTCTGGCACACGGAGTGGTCGGCACGTCAGCCGCAGCCGCCGCACGAGATCCAGCTGGACCTCGGCAGCGCCAAGTCGGTCTGCGCGGTGACCTACCTGACCCGGCAGAACGCGACCAACGGCCGCATCGCCGACTACGAGCTCTACCTGAGCGCAGACGGTGTCAGCTGGGGACAGCCGGCCTCCAAGGGGACGTTCGGCAACAGCCCGGACGCCAAGTGGGTGCCGGTCGCGGCGACGACCGCCCGGTACGTGCGGCTGGTCCAGCTCAGCGAGGCGAGTGGGAACCCGTTCGGGACCGCTGCCGAGATCACCGTCGACGCGAAGTAG
- a CDS encoding phosphatase PAP2 family protein has protein sequence MGTQALEPVGLGERHRSAGPVVWRVVREAVLLATLFLVYSAGRQIAAKHTGSAFVHADQVLSLQRWLHLPSEVAVQQHALQVPHLIEGANLYYASVHAPLTAIVLLWLSIWRPTAYSRVRWTIVSVTALALIGHIVYPLAPPRMMPGFIDTGLLFGQSVYGPDHSDGVANQFAAMPSLHVGWAALIALSMILITRTKWRWLWLLHPVITFGVVVVTANHYWMDGIVVLVLLAVSLPLLLRPGLRAADNSVPRPVAVK, from the coding sequence ATGGGGACACAGGCACTGGAGCCCGTCGGGCTGGGGGAACGCCATCGATCAGCAGGCCCGGTGGTCTGGCGAGTGGTCCGGGAAGCAGTCCTGCTGGCCACGCTCTTCCTGGTCTACAGCGCCGGCCGGCAGATCGCCGCCAAGCACACCGGCTCGGCCTTCGTCCACGCGGACCAGGTGCTGTCGCTCCAGCGCTGGCTGCACCTGCCGAGCGAGGTAGCGGTCCAGCAGCACGCACTGCAGGTCCCGCACCTGATCGAGGGCGCCAACCTGTACTACGCCTCGGTCCATGCGCCGCTCACCGCCATTGTCCTGCTCTGGTTGAGCATCTGGCGCCCCACGGCGTACTCCAGGGTGCGCTGGACGATCGTCTCGGTCACGGCACTCGCCCTGATCGGCCACATCGTGTATCCGCTGGCACCGCCGCGGATGATGCCCGGCTTCATCGACACCGGGTTGCTGTTCGGTCAGTCGGTCTACGGACCGGACCACTCCGACGGCGTGGCGAACCAGTTCGCCGCGATGCCGAGCCTGCACGTCGGCTGGGCCGCGCTGATCGCGCTGTCGATGATCCTGATCACCCGGACGAAGTGGCGCTGGCTGTGGCTGCTGCACCCGGTGATCACGTTCGGCGTGGTGGTAGTGACAGCGAACCACTACTGGATGGACGGCATCGTCGTCCTGGTGCTGCTGGCGGTCAGTCTGCCGCTGCTGCTGCGGCCCGGCCTGCGGGCCGCGGATAATTCGGTACCGCGGCCGGTGGCCGTCAAGTAA
- a CDS encoding nucleotidyltransferase family protein — MGDLAGVLLAAGAGTRLGMPGGLMRAADGTPWVVTTVATLRAAGCGPIGVVVGAAAPDVVALLSGEDVTLVPSPDWSDGLSHSVKAGFAWAEQTDSPTALFHMVDRPEVGPAVLRRVAEAAATGADAAGAPGIAALARAGFNGFAGYPVVIGRDHWTAAAAAATGDRSMGPYLKRVPCPLIPCDDLL, encoded by the coding sequence ATGGGAGATCTGGCGGGCGTTCTGCTGGCGGCCGGCGCCGGGACCAGGCTCGGGATGCCGGGCGGCCTGATGCGCGCGGCGGACGGTACGCCGTGGGTCGTCACCACTGTGGCCACCCTGCGAGCTGCCGGCTGCGGGCCGATCGGAGTGGTGGTCGGCGCTGCCGCGCCGGACGTGGTCGCCCTGCTCTCCGGGGAGGACGTCACCCTCGTACCGTCGCCGGACTGGTCCGACGGCCTGTCCCACTCGGTCAAGGCCGGCTTCGCCTGGGCCGAGCAGACCGACTCTCCGACAGCCCTCTTCCACATGGTCGACCGCCCGGAGGTGGGCCCGGCCGTACTCCGGCGAGTGGCCGAGGCCGCCGCGACCGGCGCCGACGCGGCAGGCGCCCCCGGCATAGCGGCCCTGGCTCGGGCAGGCTTCAACGGGTTCGCCGGCTACCCGGTCGTGATCGGCCGGGACCACTGGACAGCGGCAGCGGCCGCCGCCACCGGCGACCGCTCTATGGGCCCCTACCTCAAACGGGTCCCTTGCCCGCTGATCCCCTGCGACGACTTGCTCTAG